From a region of the Campylobacter sp. genome:
- the ppa gene encoding inorganic diphosphatase — MDLSKIKVGSSPDKINAVIEIPYGSNIKYEIDKASGALCVDRVLYGAMFYPANYGFVPNTLADDGDPADVLVLNEYPLAAGSVIPCRLIGVLMMEDENGMDEKLLAVPVSKIDPRYEGIKSISDLPKATLDKIKNFFETYKLLEPNKWVKVKDFASAAEAEKILDKAIKAYK; from the coding sequence ATGGATCTTTCAAAGATAAAAGTGGGCTCAAGCCCCGATAAAATCAACGCGGTAATCGAGATCCCTTACGGCTCGAATATCAAATACGAGATAGACAAAGCAAGCGGTGCGCTCTGCGTAGATCGCGTGCTCTACGGCGCGATGTTTTATCCCGCAAACTACGGCTTCGTGCCCAACACCTTGGCAGACGACGGCGATCCTGCGGATGTTTTGGTTCTAAACGAATACCCGCTTGCCGCCGGTAGCGTGATCCCGTGCCGTCTAATCGGCGTTTTGATGATGGAGGACGAAAACGGAATGGACGAGAAGCTGCTTGCCGTGCCGGTTAGCAAGATCGATCCGCGATATGAGGGCATTAAATCTATCTCCGATCTGCCTAAAGCGACGCTGGATAAGATCAAAAATTTCTTCGAAACCTACAAGCTTTTAGAGCCGAATAAATGGGTCAAAGTAAAGGATTTTGCAAGCGCCGCGGAAGCGGAGAAAATTCTAGACAAAGCGATTAAGGCTTATAAATAA
- a CDS encoding leucine-rich repeat domain-containing protein: MLDALEELKINSQAITKIPESIGNLHNLKELYIHGKNITQLPESVGNLKNLEILDLSETAIKKLPQSINNMTSLKYLDLRDTDLEELNVDFIRLSKLYGINLYGVKLKKKPVVPKIEGRHIGIRGYED; encoded by the coding sequence ATGCTTGATGCTTTGGAAGAGCTGAAAATTAACAGCCAAGCCATTACGAAAATCCCTGAGAGCATCGGAAATCTGCATAATTTAAAGGAGCTTTACATCCACGGAAAAAATATTACGCAGCTTCCGGAAAGCGTAGGAAATTTAAAAAATTTAGAAATTTTAGATCTCTCCGAGACTGCAATTAAAAAATTACCGCAGAGTATAAACAATATGACGAGTCTTAAATATCTTGATCTTCGCGATACCGATTTAGAGGAGCTTAACGTCGATTTTATCCGCCTTAGCAAGCTTTACGGCATTAATTTGTATGGCGTTAAGCTTAAAAAGAAGCCCGTAGTTCCTAAGATAGAGGGAAGGCATATTGGCATTAGAGGATATGAGGATTAA
- a CDS encoding NirD/YgiW/YdeI family stress tolerance protein: MVRKFLLSMALCAAAFAAGGFVPSGSAAQTQPSSVKEALKLRDDSFVVIDGRIKSQLRHEHYRFVDQNGDSIEVEIDDDVWRGVSVDENTLVRISGEIDKDFTKTTIDVKNIKILNSK, encoded by the coding sequence ATGGTTAGAAAATTTTTACTTAGTATGGCTTTATGTGCGGCTGCATTCGCCGCGGGCGGGTTCGTCCCGAGCGGCTCCGCGGCGCAAACTCAGCCGTCGAGCGTCAAAGAAGCGCTTAAATTAAGAGATGATTCTTTTGTCGTAATCGACGGCAGGATAAAATCTCAACTCAGACACGAGCATTATAGATTTGTGGATCAAAACGGCGATAGCATCGAAGTTGAGATCGACGATGACGTTTGGCGCGGCGTGAGCGTGGATGAAAATACGCTCGTGCGAATTAGCGGCGAGATCGATAAAGATTTTACAAAAACGACGATAGACGTGAAAAATATCAAAATTTTAAATTCTAAATAA
- a CDS encoding adenylate kinase, which translates to MKSLFLIIGAPGSGKTTDASMIAQMNQSIEHYSTGDLLRAEVASGSALGRQIDGFISKGNLVPLDIVVNAIVSAIKSSPKDFIIIDGYPRSVEQMNKLDEVLRGDDDVNLSAVIEVCVSEEVAEQRVLGRARGADDNKEVFKNRMAVFSEPIEDIRKFYGDAGVFYSVNGERTVEEIVADINAIIAAQIEKLS; encoded by the coding sequence ATGAAAAGCCTTTTTCTAATCATTGGCGCTCCTGGCAGCGGCAAAACGACCGATGCGAGCATGATCGCTCAGATGAATCAAAGCATCGAGCACTACTCCACAGGCGATCTGCTGCGTGCCGAGGTAGCAAGCGGCAGCGCTCTTGGTAGGCAGATAGACGGCTTCATCTCTAAAGGCAATCTCGTGCCGCTTGATATCGTCGTAAATGCTATCGTTAGCGCGATTAAAAGCTCACCTAAAGACTTCATCATCATCGACGGCTATCCAAGAAGCGTCGAGCAGATGAATAAGCTAGACGAGGTACTGCGAGGCGACGATGATGTAAATCTTAGCGCAGTCATCGAGGTGTGCGTCAGCGAGGAGGTCGCCGAGCAGCGCGTTTTGGGGCGCGCTCGCGGGGCGGACGATAACAAGGAAGTCTTTAAAAACCGCATGGCGGTATTTTCAGAGCCGATCGAGGATATCCGTAAATTTTACGGTGACGCGGGCGTATTTTACAGCGTAAACGGCGAGCGCACGGTCGAGGAGATCGTAGCGGACATAAACGCTATAATCGCCGCGCAGATCGAAAAACTGAGCTAG